Proteins from one Mycobacterium sp. HUMS_12744610 genomic window:
- the bcp gene encoding thioredoxin-dependent thiol peroxidase produces MTETIRLAPGDKAPAFSLPDADGNKVSLADYKGRRVIVYFYPAAATPGCTKQACDFRDSLRELNEAGLDVVGISPDKPEKLAKFRDAEKLTFPLLSDPDRKVLTAWGAYGEKQMYGKTVQGVIRSTFVVDEKGKIAVAQYNVKATGHVAKLRRDLSV; encoded by the coding sequence TTGACCGAGACCATTCGGCTGGCGCCGGGTGACAAAGCGCCCGCCTTCAGCCTGCCCGACGCCGACGGCAACAAGGTGTCGCTGGCCGATTACAAAGGACGCCGCGTCATCGTGTACTTCTACCCGGCCGCCGCGACGCCGGGATGCACCAAACAGGCCTGCGACTTCCGCGACAGCCTGCGCGAGCTCAACGAGGCCGGCCTCGACGTCGTCGGGATCTCACCCGACAAGCCGGAGAAGCTGGCGAAGTTCCGGGACGCCGAGAAGCTGACGTTCCCGTTGCTGTCCGATCCCGACCGCAAGGTGTTGACCGCCTGGGGCGCCTACGGCGAAAAGCAGATGTACGGCAAGACCGTGCAAGGCGTGATCCGGTCCACCTTCGTCGTCGACGAGAAGGGGAAGATCGCCGTCGCGCAGTACAACGTCAAAGCCACCGGCCACGTCGCCAAGCTGCGCCGCGACCTTTCGGTCTGA
- a CDS encoding IS1634 family transposase, translating into MPRQQGRVHVVRVRKTHVDKQGQRRQYTSAYLRRTYRDGAAVRNETVANLSMLPPESVDAIEATLKGQTLVPAGSEFSIVRSLPHGHVAAVAAVARQLGLPALLGPAGRRRDLVLALIVSRVIRPGSKLSTLAWWPDTTLATDLGVAGASTDEIYAAMDWLAGRQGAIEKKLAAKHLAPQVNPGRMALFDLTSAWVTGRCCELAARGYSRDGKKGCEQIEYGVLTDPAGRPVAVRVFKGNTADPDAFTEIVTVIRNELGIQRLVLVGDRGMVTSARIDALRKLNDDPDTATDFGWITALRAPAIAKLAADDGPLQMSLFDTQDLAEITHPDYPGERLIACRNPALAAERARKRSDLLNATEKLLAAIADRVNRGTLRGAGKIGEVVGAAIGKYKMGKHFHRDITDTSFTYRRDQARIEAEAALDGIYVLRTSVDAEDLDPGAVVQSYKNLANVERDFRIIKTDDLDLRPIHHRLEDRVKAHVLICLLACYLIWHLRKTWAPMTFTDEHPPQRDNPVAPAQRSPHADAKATRKHDTHGNPLRSFRGLLDHLATLTRNQVRYPGANTEVPILAEPTPDQRRAFDLLNTPIPLTITA; encoded by the coding sequence ATGCCGCGTCAGCAGGGCCGGGTTCACGTAGTCAGAGTCCGGAAGACGCACGTGGACAAGCAGGGCCAGCGCCGCCAGTACACGTCGGCCTACCTGCGGCGCACTTACCGAGACGGCGCTGCGGTGCGCAACGAGACCGTGGCCAACCTGTCGATGCTGCCGCCGGAGTCCGTCGACGCGATCGAGGCGACGCTGAAGGGTCAGACGCTGGTGCCGGCGGGCAGCGAATTCAGCATCGTGCGGTCGCTGCCGCATGGGCACGTGGCCGCGGTCGCGGCGGTAGCGCGCCAGCTGGGCCTGCCCGCGCTGCTGGGCCCGGCCGGGCGCAGACGCGATCTCGTCCTGGCGCTGATCGTCTCGCGGGTGATCCGGCCCGGCTCGAAACTATCCACGCTGGCGTGGTGGCCCGACACCACGTTGGCCACCGACCTGGGGGTGGCCGGCGCATCCACCGACGAGATCTACGCCGCGATGGACTGGCTGGCCGGCCGACAGGGGGCGATCGAGAAAAAGCTCGCGGCCAAACACCTCGCCCCGCAGGTGAATCCGGGCCGGATGGCACTGTTCGATTTGACCAGCGCATGGGTGACCGGCCGGTGTTGCGAGCTGGCCGCGCGCGGCTACTCCCGCGACGGCAAGAAAGGCTGCGAGCAGATCGAGTACGGGGTGCTCACCGATCCGGCCGGGCGCCCGGTCGCGGTGCGGGTGTTCAAAGGCAACACCGCCGACCCGGATGCCTTCACTGAGATCGTCACCGTCATCCGCAACGAGCTGGGCATCCAGCGGTTGGTGTTGGTGGGCGATCGCGGCATGGTCACCTCTGCGCGCATCGACGCGCTGCGCAAGCTCAACGACGACCCCGACACCGCCACCGATTTCGGGTGGATCACCGCGCTGCGCGCCCCGGCGATCGCCAAACTGGCCGCCGACGACGGCCCGCTGCAGATGAGCCTTTTCGACACCCAGGACCTGGCCGAGATCACCCATCCCGACTACCCCGGCGAACGGCTGATCGCCTGCCGCAACCCCGCGCTGGCCGCCGAACGCGCCCGCAAACGCAGCGACCTGCTCAACGCGACCGAGAAACTACTCGCCGCGATCGCCGACCGGGTCAACCGCGGCACCCTGCGCGGGGCCGGCAAGATCGGCGAAGTGGTCGGCGCGGCCATCGGGAAGTACAAGATGGGCAAGCACTTTCACCGCGACATCACCGACACCAGCTTCACCTACCGCCGCGACCAGGCCCGCATCGAGGCCGAAGCCGCCCTCGACGGCATCTACGTGCTGCGCACCAGCGTCGACGCCGAGGACCTCGACCCCGGCGCGGTGGTGCAAAGCTACAAGAACCTCGCCAACGTCGAGCGCGACTTTCGCATCATCAAAACCGACGATCTGGACCTGCGGCCCATCCACCACCGTCTCGAGGACCGCGTCAAAGCCCACGTGCTGATCTGCCTGCTCGCCTGCTACCTCATCTGGCACCTGCGCAAAACCTGGGCGCCAATGACATTCACCGACGAGCACCCACCCCAGCGGGATAACCCGGTCGCGCCCGCACAGCGCTCACCCCACGCCGATGCCAAAGCCACCCGCAAGCACGACACCCACGGCAACCCGCTGCGCAGCTTCCGTGGACTGCTCGACCACCTGGCCACATTGACCCGCAACCAGGTCCGCTACCCCGGCGCTAACACCGAAGTCCCCATACTGGCCGAACCCACCCCCGACCAACGCCGCGCCTTCGACCTGCTCAACACCCCGATCCCGCTCACCATCACCGCGTAG
- a CDS encoding SLC13 family permease codes for MTADAWITLAVVIVAIVLLVRDRFNPPLVMGGAVLTLYLAGVVDQGQVLGGFANESLAVVAALYVVAGAADVTGAFEGATSRLLGRGTRVQTRRELLRTCAPSAAASAFIANTPLVAMLAPRVIRWCRRTGRSPSHYLMPLSYAIMLGGSTTMIGTSTNLFVNDLIGKAGLGRLSLFSVTGIGLPLAIAGVALLVMLGPHLLPKRPTPGDSLAGTEREFTVEMTIPHNSELAGATVAEAGLRNLEGVFLVEVERRNRVIAAIGPDELLAVGDRLVFVGNLARVLDLQRMSGLVSSEARHFDHLARNPQRQFVEAVIGAGSPLAGSSLKAAGFRRRYGSAVVAIHRASEQLKGKLGEVRLRAGDVLLVLAGPDFSQRFHQHRDFAIVAPLNWDRPIRREHAGAVELSIVALVVVAGTGLLSLLQVSLLVAFGLVVARIVTVEDARRSIDLNVLVLMATSFALGHAVESSGLAHKLAHTVVGAAAPLGAYGLLAAVLAATMLVTEVISHAAAAALMFPIAIAIAEQVGLNALPFAVVVMFGATQSFLTPIGYQTNTIVWAMGGYRYTDFMRLGAPLTVLLLIATPLLVPIFFPFH; via the coding sequence ATGACTGCGGATGCCTGGATCACCCTCGCGGTGGTCATCGTGGCGATAGTCCTGCTCGTGCGAGACCGGTTCAATCCCCCTCTGGTCATGGGCGGCGCGGTGTTGACCCTCTATCTGGCGGGGGTCGTGGACCAGGGCCAAGTTCTCGGAGGCTTCGCCAACGAGTCGCTGGCCGTGGTCGCCGCGCTCTACGTCGTTGCCGGGGCGGCGGATGTCACCGGCGCCTTCGAGGGCGCGACCTCGCGACTGCTCGGCAGGGGCACGCGAGTCCAAACCCGCCGAGAGCTCTTGCGGACGTGCGCACCGTCTGCGGCGGCGTCCGCCTTCATCGCCAACACCCCACTGGTGGCAATGCTCGCCCCTCGGGTGATCCGCTGGTGTCGACGCACCGGACGATCGCCGTCGCACTACCTGATGCCATTGAGCTACGCGATCATGCTGGGCGGTTCGACGACGATGATCGGGACCTCGACCAACCTGTTCGTCAACGATCTCATCGGCAAGGCGGGCCTCGGCAGGTTGAGCCTGTTCTCGGTCACCGGAATCGGATTGCCCCTCGCCATCGCCGGAGTCGCCCTCCTCGTGATGCTGGGCCCGCACCTGCTCCCCAAACGTCCCACACCCGGCGACAGCCTGGCCGGCACCGAACGCGAGTTCACCGTGGAGATGACGATCCCCCACAACAGTGAGCTGGCCGGTGCCACCGTCGCCGAAGCGGGCCTGCGCAACCTCGAAGGCGTTTTCCTCGTGGAAGTCGAGCGCCGGAACAGGGTCATCGCGGCGATCGGACCCGACGAGCTACTGGCCGTCGGGGACCGGTTGGTCTTCGTCGGAAACCTTGCGCGCGTGCTGGATCTGCAGCGCATGTCGGGGCTGGTCTCCTCGGAGGCCCGCCACTTCGACCATCTGGCCCGCAATCCGCAGCGTCAGTTCGTCGAAGCAGTGATCGGTGCGGGCTCGCCGCTGGCCGGGTCGAGTCTCAAAGCGGCCGGGTTTCGCCGCCGCTACGGGTCGGCGGTCGTCGCGATCCATCGGGCCAGCGAGCAGCTGAAGGGCAAACTCGGCGAGGTGCGTCTCCGGGCCGGAGACGTCCTGCTGGTATTGGCGGGGCCCGACTTCAGCCAGCGCTTTCACCAGCACCGCGACTTCGCCATCGTGGCCCCGCTGAACTGGGACAGGCCGATTCGGCGCGAGCACGCCGGTGCCGTGGAGCTGAGCATCGTCGCGCTCGTCGTCGTGGCCGGTACGGGGCTCCTGAGCCTGTTGCAGGTGTCGCTGCTGGTCGCGTTCGGGCTGGTCGTAGCCCGGATCGTGACGGTCGAGGACGCGCGCCGGTCGATCGACCTCAACGTCTTGGTCCTGATGGCGACGAGTTTCGCGCTCGGACACGCGGTCGAGAGCAGCGGGCTCGCCCACAAGCTGGCACACACGGTCGTCGGCGCCGCGGCGCCGCTGGGCGCCTACGGCCTACTCGCGGCCGTCCTGGCGGCCACGATGCTGGTGACCGAGGTGATCTCGCACGCCGCCGCGGCCGCGCTCATGTTTCCCATCGCCATCGCGATCGCCGAGCAGGTGGGGCTGAACGCCTTGCCGTTCGCCGTGGTCGTGATGTTCGGGGCGACCCAGTCGTTCCTGACGCCCATCGGCTACCAGACCAACACCATCGTGTGGGCGATGGGCGGCTACCGGTACACCGACTTCATGCGGCTTGGCGCGCCCCTGACCGTCCTGTTGCTGATTGCGACCCCGTTGCTGGTGCCGATTTTTTTCCCGTTCCACTGA
- the cmrA gene encoding mycolate reductase (Catalyzes the final step in mycolic acid biosynthesis.): MPVPAPSSDARAVVTGASQNIGAALATELAARGYSLIITARREQLLNELAARLADRYRVAVDVRPADLADPTDRAKLCDELAARPVSILCANAGTATFGPITKLDPAGEKAQVQLNAVAVHDLTLAVLPGMVARRAGGILISGSAAGNSPIPYNATYAATKAFANTFSESLRGELRGSGVHVTLLAPGPVRTDLPDDAEASLVERLVPDFLWISTEHTAQAALDALERNKMRIVPGLTSKAMSVASGYAPRAIVAPIVGSFYKKLGGG, translated from the coding sequence ATGCCGGTACCCGCCCCCAGCTCCGACGCGCGCGCGGTCGTCACCGGGGCCTCGCAGAACATCGGTGCGGCGCTGGCCACCGAACTCGCGGCGCGCGGATACAGCCTGATCATCACCGCCCGACGCGAGCAACTGCTCAACGAGCTGGCGGCCCGCCTGGCCGACCGGTACCGCGTTGCCGTCGACGTCCGGCCCGCCGACCTCGCCGACCCCACGGACCGGGCGAAGCTGTGCGACGAACTCGCCGCCCGCCCCGTCTCCATCCTGTGCGCCAACGCCGGCACCGCGACTTTCGGTCCGATCACAAAGCTCGACCCGGCGGGCGAGAAGGCGCAGGTCCAGCTGAATGCGGTGGCAGTGCACGACCTCACCCTGGCCGTGCTGCCCGGCATGGTGGCGCGCAGGGCCGGCGGCATCTTGATTTCCGGTTCGGCGGCGGGCAACTCGCCGATTCCCTACAACGCGACCTATGCCGCCACCAAGGCGTTCGCGAACACGTTCAGCGAATCGTTGCGCGGCGAGCTCCGCGGCTCCGGTGTGCATGTGACGCTGCTGGCTCCGGGCCCGGTGCGCACCGATCTGCCCGACGACGCCGAGGCGTCGCTGGTCGAAAGGCTGGTGCCCGACTTCTTGTGGATCTCCACCGAACACACCGCCCAGGCCGCGCTGGATGCGTTGGAACGCAACAAGATGCGCATCGTCCCGGGACTGACATCCAAGGCCATGTCGGTGGCCAGCGGGTACGCCCCCCGGGCCATCGTCGCGCCCATCGTCGGCAGCTTTTACAAGAAGCTGGGCGGCGGGTAG
- a CDS encoding helicase HerA-like domain-containing protein: protein MSTESAATPAQRIAAGYTVEGRALELGSVVVDGVADPAARIRIPLATVNRHGLVAGATGAGKTKTLQLIAEQLSAAGVAVLMADVKGDLSGLSRAGEANEKTAARAKDTGDDWEPAAFPVEFLSLGTGGVGVPLRATVAGFGPVLLSKVLGLNATQESTLGLIFHWAKQADRPLVTLDDLRGVISHLAGDEGKADLKDLGGVSSTTAGVILRALVNLAGEGGDTFFGEPKLDPHDLLRVDAQGRGIISLLEFGGQSLRPVIFSTFLMWLLAELFAELDEVGDVDKPKLVFFFDEAHLLFTDASKAFLDQVEQTVKLIRSKGVGVFFCTQLPTDVPNDVLSQLGARIQHALRAFTPDDQQALSRTVRTYPKTDVYELESALTSLGIGEAVVTVLSEKGAPTPVAWTRLRAPRSLMAAIGTDAIAAAAKSSPLQDKYGKTVQREPQPPHARSGYPSSPSDEPVPPMPEPFEPERSGLLAKLWHDPEVQSAVNTGIRELIRARFGTGRRKGR from the coding sequence ATGAGCACCGAATCAGCGGCGACACCGGCCCAACGCATCGCCGCCGGCTACACCGTCGAGGGCCGGGCCCTGGAACTGGGCAGCGTCGTCGTCGACGGCGTCGCCGACCCGGCCGCGCGGATCCGCATCCCGCTGGCCACGGTCAACAGGCACGGTCTGGTGGCGGGGGCGACCGGAGCCGGCAAGACCAAGACGCTGCAGCTGATCGCCGAACAGCTCAGCGCCGCGGGCGTGGCCGTGCTGATGGCCGATGTGAAAGGCGACCTCTCGGGTCTGTCGCGAGCGGGGGAGGCCAACGAAAAGACGGCCGCGCGGGCCAAAGACACCGGCGACGACTGGGAGCCGGCGGCGTTCCCGGTGGAGTTTCTGTCGCTGGGTACTGGTGGCGTCGGTGTACCGCTGCGGGCGACCGTTGCCGGTTTCGGCCCGGTCCTGTTGTCGAAAGTGCTGGGGCTCAACGCCACCCAGGAATCGACGCTCGGGCTGATTTTTCATTGGGCCAAGCAGGCCGACCGTCCGCTGGTCACCCTGGACGATCTGCGCGGCGTGATCAGCCACCTGGCCGGCGACGAGGGCAAGGCCGACCTGAAAGATTTGGGCGGGGTCTCGTCGACGACGGCGGGCGTCATCCTGCGGGCGCTGGTGAATCTTGCCGGGGAGGGCGGTGACACCTTCTTCGGCGAGCCGAAGCTCGACCCGCACGACCTGCTGCGTGTCGACGCCCAGGGCCGCGGCATCATCTCGTTGCTGGAGTTCGGCGGTCAATCGTTGCGCCCGGTCATCTTCTCCACCTTCCTGATGTGGCTGCTCGCCGAGTTGTTCGCCGAACTGGACGAGGTCGGTGATGTGGACAAGCCGAAGCTGGTCTTCTTCTTCGACGAGGCGCACCTGCTCTTCACCGACGCCTCCAAGGCGTTCCTCGATCAGGTCGAGCAAACCGTCAAGCTGATCCGCTCCAAGGGCGTCGGGGTGTTCTTCTGCACCCAGTTGCCCACGGACGTGCCCAACGACGTGCTGTCCCAACTCGGCGCGCGCATCCAGCACGCGCTGCGGGCGTTCACCCCCGACGACCAGCAGGCACTCAGCAGGACCGTCCGCACGTATCCCAAAACCGATGTCTACGAACTGGAGTCGGCGTTGACGTCGCTGGGGATCGGCGAGGCCGTCGTCACCGTGTTGTCGGAGAAGGGCGCACCGACACCGGTGGCATGGACGCGCTTGCGCGCACCCCGATCGCTGATGGCCGCGATCGGTACCGACGCGATCGCCGCGGCGGCCAAATCCAGTCCGCTGCAGGACAAGTACGGCAAGACAGTGCAACGAGAGCCGCAGCCGCCGCACGCCCGCTCCGGCTACCCCTCGAGCCCGTCGGACGAACCGGTTCCGCCGATGCCGGAGCCCTTCGAGCCGGAGCGGTCTGGCTTACTGGCAAAGCTGTGGCACGATCCGGAAGTGCAAAGCGCCGTGAACACCGGGATCCGCGAGCTCATCAGAGCCAGGTTCGGCACCGGCCGTCGCAAAGGGAGATAA
- a CDS encoding DUF3556 domain-containing protein — protein MGFIQPNLPVVDMAEWSKAPRAQRIMPMARHIAQNGFGTPLVMHLMYGVKIALYVLSAWAFAWSTRGIDGFTNVTAWWTEPIVFEKAVLFTMLFEVVGLGCCFGPLAGRYFPPIGSILYWLRPGTIRLPPWPGRVPLTKGTTRTAFDASLYGALLVLLAIALVSDGTGPIPALGTVIGVLPQWQVFAVLAVLAAISLRDKVIFLAARGEVYGPLALVFLFTGADIVVGAKVVFMVIWIGAATSKLTRHFPFVISTMLANNPLLPSGVLKRSLFRHYPDDLRPSALAGFIAHFSTAVEGLVPLVLFFSRGGWPTAIASFVMIVFHLNILLAFPMGVPLEWNVFMIFGVLWLFVALIAGTVVVGNLFPRKVSFLPGMRYYAGNWDTTLWCVKPSVDEKFRTGSRALGPMQHLQLERLYGSKEDTLIPLHLALAFRGMNTHGRALLTLAHRAMAGYDEDDYNLCEGEVLCSMVLGWNFGDGHMHNECLIGALQQRCGFEPGDVRVVILDAQPIHLQRQEYRLVDAATGEFERGYVDVADMAGAQPWADDIPIHVQPSAGAVSDS, from the coding sequence ATGGGTTTCATCCAGCCCAACCTGCCCGTCGTCGACATGGCCGAGTGGAGCAAGGCCCCGCGCGCCCAGCGGATCATGCCGATGGCACGCCACATCGCGCAGAACGGGTTCGGCACCCCGCTGGTGATGCACCTGATGTACGGGGTGAAGATCGCGCTGTATGTCCTGAGCGCGTGGGCTTTCGCGTGGTCGACGCGGGGCATCGACGGCTTCACGAACGTCACGGCGTGGTGGACGGAGCCGATCGTCTTCGAGAAGGCCGTGCTGTTCACCATGCTGTTCGAGGTCGTCGGCCTCGGCTGCTGCTTCGGGCCGCTGGCCGGGCGCTACTTCCCGCCGATCGGTTCGATCCTGTACTGGCTGCGCCCCGGCACCATCCGGTTGCCGCCCTGGCCGGGCCGGGTTCCGCTGACCAAGGGCACCACCAGGACCGCGTTCGACGCCTCACTCTACGGCGCCCTGCTGGTGCTGCTGGCGATCGCGCTGGTGTCCGACGGCACCGGCCCAATTCCCGCGCTGGGAACCGTGATTGGTGTGCTGCCGCAGTGGCAGGTCTTCGCGGTGCTGGCCGTTCTGGCCGCGATCAGCCTGCGCGACAAGGTCATCTTCCTGGCCGCACGCGGTGAGGTCTACGGACCGCTGGCGCTGGTGTTCTTGTTCACCGGGGCCGACATCGTCGTCGGCGCCAAGGTCGTGTTCATGGTGATCTGGATCGGCGCGGCGACATCCAAGCTCACCCGGCACTTCCCGTTCGTGATCTCGACCATGCTGGCGAACAACCCGCTTCTTCCCAGCGGCGTTCTCAAGCGGTCGTTGTTCAGACACTATCCGGATGACCTGCGCCCAAGTGCGTTGGCCGGGTTCATCGCCCACTTCTCGACCGCGGTGGAAGGCCTGGTGCCGCTGGTGCTTTTCTTCTCCCGCGGCGGCTGGCCGACCGCGATCGCATCGTTCGTCATGATCGTCTTCCACCTCAACATCTTGCTGGCCTTTCCGATGGGGGTGCCGCTGGAGTGGAACGTGTTCATGATCTTCGGGGTGCTGTGGCTGTTCGTCGCGCTCATCGCCGGCACCGTCGTCGTCGGGAATCTCTTCCCCCGCAAGGTTTCCTTCCTGCCCGGCATGCGCTACTACGCCGGCAACTGGGATACCACGCTGTGGTGCGTCAAGCCGTCGGTCGACGAGAAGTTCCGCACCGGCTCGCGGGCCCTGGGCCCCATGCAGCACCTGCAACTCGAGCGGCTGTACGGCAGCAAAGAGGACACCCTGATTCCCCTTCACCTCGCGCTGGCATTCCGCGGCATGAACACCCACGGGCGCGCGTTGCTCACCCTGGCGCATCGCGCGATGGCCGGCTACGACGAGGACGACTACAACCTGTGCGAGGGAGAGGTCCTCTGCTCCATGGTGCTCGGCTGGAACTTCGGCGACGGGCACATGCACAACGAGTGCCTCATCGGGGCGCTACAGCAGCGGTGCGGATTCGAGCCGGGCGACGTGCGGGTGGTGATCCTGGACGCCCAGCCCATCCACCTGCAGCGGCAGGAATACCGGCTGGTCGACGCCGCGACCGGCGAGTTCGAACGTGGCTACGTCGACGTCGCCGACATGGCCGGTGCCCAGCCTTGGGCCGACGACATTCCGATTCACGTCCAGCCGAGCGCGGGCGCCGTCAGCGATTCCTGA
- a CDS encoding L,D-transpeptidase: protein MAALPIRRSWLAVLAVAIAVFGVSCSADHRAAPPNVIVDKGTPFADLLVPKLTASVSDGAVGVTVDTPVTVTVADGVLASVTMVNENGRSISGRLSPDGLHWATTEQLGYNRRYTLTAKALGLGGAASRQMTFQTSSPAHLTMPYVYPGDGEVVGIGEPVAIRFDENIANRAAAQRAITITTEPPVEGAFYWLTNREVRWRPEHFWKPGTTVDVTVNTYGVDLGDGMFGEDNVKTHFTIGDEVVATADDSTKMITVRVNGEVVKTMPTSMGKDSTPTANGIYIVGSRFKHIIMDSSTYGVPVNSPNGYRTEVDWATQMSYSGVFVHSAPWSVGAQGHSNTSHGCLNVSPANAEWFYGHVKRGDIVEVVNTVGPTLSGTEGLGDWNIPWPVWKAGNANT, encoded by the coding sequence ATGGCGGCTTTGCCGATACGCCGATCGTGGCTGGCTGTGCTGGCCGTCGCGATTGCTGTGTTCGGCGTCTCCTGCAGCGCCGACCACCGGGCGGCGCCGCCGAACGTCATCGTCGACAAGGGCACCCCGTTCGCCGATCTGCTGGTCCCCAAGCTCACCGCCTCGGTGAGCGACGGTGCCGTCGGCGTCACCGTGGACACGCCGGTGACGGTGACCGTCGCCGACGGGGTGCTCGCGTCGGTCACCATGGTCAACGAGAACGGCAGGTCCATCAGCGGCCGGCTCAGCCCCGACGGCCTGCACTGGGCGACCACCGAGCAACTCGGCTACAACCGGCGTTACACGCTGACCGCCAAGGCGCTGGGCCTCGGTGGCGCTGCGAGCCGGCAGATGACCTTCCAGACCAGTTCCCCCGCCCACCTGACCATGCCTTACGTCTATCCGGGCGACGGCGAGGTGGTGGGCATCGGCGAGCCGGTGGCGATCCGTTTCGACGAGAACATCGCGAACCGTGCCGCGGCGCAGAGGGCCATCACCATCACCACCGAACCGCCGGTCGAAGGCGCGTTCTACTGGCTGACCAACCGCGAGGTGCGTTGGCGCCCAGAGCATTTCTGGAAGCCCGGGACCACCGTCGACGTGACGGTCAACACCTACGGCGTCGATCTGGGCGACGGTATGTTCGGCGAGGACAACGTCAAGACGCACTTCACCATCGGTGACGAGGTCGTCGCGACCGCCGACGACAGCACCAAGATGATCACCGTGCGCGTCAACGGCGAGGTCGTGAAAACCATGCCGACGTCGATGGGCAAGGACAGCACCCCGACGGCCAACGGCATCTACATCGTCGGCTCGCGGTTCAAGCACATCATCATGGACTCCTCGACCTACGGGGTGCCCGTCAACTCGCCCAACGGATATCGCACGGAAGTCGACTGGGCCACGCAGATGTCCTACAGCGGCGTGTTCGTGCACTCCGCGCCGTGGTCGGTCGGCGCGCAGGGCCACAGCAACACCAGCCACGGCTGCCTCAACGTCAGTCCCGCCAACGCCGAATGGTTCTACGGCCACGTCAAGCGCGGCGACATCGTCGAGGTCGTCAACACGGTGGGCCCGACGCTGTCGGGCACCGAGGGCTTGGGCGACTGGAACATCCCGTGGCCGGTGTGGAAGGCCGGCAACGCCAACACCTGA
- the orn gene encoding oligoribonuclease: MVDELVWIDCEMTGLDLRSDKLIEIAVLVTDPDLNILGEGVDVVIHADDAALSSMIDVVADMHARSGLTDEVKASTIDLATAEAIVMDYIGNHVRQPRSAPLAGNSIATDRSFIARDMPALDSFLHYRMIDVSSIKELCRRWYPRIYFGQPEKGLAHRALADIHESIRELQYYRRTAFVSPPGPSTSEIEAVAAHLANKSDPPEPNDSAPGPTTG; this comes from the coding sequence GTGGTGGACGAATTGGTGTGGATTGACTGCGAGATGACCGGACTGGACCTGCGTTCGGACAAGCTGATCGAGATCGCGGTACTGGTCACCGACCCCGACCTGAACATCCTGGGCGAGGGCGTCGACGTCGTCATCCACGCCGACGACGCCGCGCTGTCGTCGATGATCGACGTCGTCGCCGACATGCACGCGCGCTCCGGGCTCACCGACGAGGTGAAAGCGTCCACCATCGACCTGGCCACCGCCGAGGCGATCGTGATGGACTACATCGGCAACCACGTCAGACAACCGAGGAGCGCGCCGCTGGCGGGCAATTCCATCGCCACCGACCGCTCCTTCATCGCCCGCGACATGCCCGCACTGGACTCGTTCCTGCACTACCGGATGATCGACGTGAGTTCGATCAAGGAACTCTGCCGGCGCTGGTACCCACGCATCTACTTCGGCCAGCCGGAGAAGGGCCTGGCCCACCGGGCACTGGCCGACATTCACGAATCCATCCGGGAGTTGCAGTACTACCGCCGGACCGCCTTCGTTTCGCCGCCGGGCCCCTCTACCAGCGAAATCGAGGCGGTCGCCGCCCACCTTGCGAACAAAAGCGACCCACCGGAACCAAACGATTCGGCCCCCGGGCCAACGACCGGCTAG